Proteins from a single region of Neodiprion virginianus isolate iyNeoVirg1 chromosome 4, iyNeoVirg1.1, whole genome shotgun sequence:
- the LOC124302805 gene encoding aminopeptidase N-like, translating into MTPEESGLDNTSSRTSVNLSSIVTTESSSDKVATNETSTPTSITPPEVITTSNDAYFEKDKAKLPAPSSELPVVIQKISPPLITSRPIVSSSTPEPPSLSSPKRSTEIRIANDEMDAVDGFYVIYPNSPILRGIYSVEITYEAKVDGQAVFNNTYDLENQKRWILATKLKPFDTGTLFPGFEDPVDKARFSLSIARPTTFHTLANMPLISSSAISNELAMDHFQTTPSLSSHSLAFAITDLQPIVEPTLQNLEIPLTLWIRSREVRQTLFVFETMGRVVQSLRHFFSVPYPLPKLDIAALPGLDGDGTSSPGLIFIRESMLSLDRESSAIAKEFEVQNLIRLIGEQWLGGLVSTQTRMEAWFLEGSLFYLQYLLADKTDPSLDSFNSIGILQHSAFEADAYDVSRPMKSKLKFTALKNIYEKGACLIRMLNYVISDSGFRNGYKTFLTRWANANADVSDFLASMSKEAQWLPDGVSLAQVFASWIDQGGFPVVTVTRNYESASATVRQEQFAFDNETITNRKLWHVPVTYIVDGENWSSPSRTWMSQEEATLIGLGNHGEKKWLLLNINQTGYYRVNYDLDNWSLLASALDSKFDKFPVTTRTSLVDDALSLAWAGRLAYPAALNLIQFLHKRENHHSPWTVAFQNMEKLNYLLQNTAAYPSFQKFMVKFVSPLFKNVTASSAETQLKLIAIKWACLVDNPECQSYMKKLSNVPNYLEKTHQCTLARFGGKLEWDFLLSKISVASNRETKLKLLSALPCFQVEWILQLLLSDIMTEGRIDEHETLELLRSFRQNPMASRSAFKFLRRYWNEIFQRFSKSYPILKAFVEASASGIMDEQDIKDFQILKEKHFDSLKFLGHTIGVAEAEARSRNLWLKENLIAVQRWLDDYIRPTI; encoded by the exons GCCCGTAgtcattcaaaaaatttcaccacccTTGATCACGTCTCGTCCGATTGTTTCGAGCTCGACGCCCGAGCCTCCCTCACTCTCTTCTCCGAAGAGGAGCACCGAGATTCGAATCGCTAATGACGAGATGGACGCCGTCGATGGTTTCTACGTAATTTATCCGAATTCCCCTATCCTAAGAGGGATCTATTCCGTTGAAATAACGTACGAAGCCAAGGTCGACGGCCAGGCTGTTTTCAATAACACTTACGACCTTGAGAACCAGAAGAG ATGGATACTGGCGACCAAATTGAAACCGTTTGACACTGGTACGCTCTTTCCTGGATTCGAAGACCCGGTAGACAAGGCTAGATTTTCCCTGTCAATAGCGAGGCCTACGACTTTTCACACTCTGGCCAATATGCCTCTGATATCATCAAGCGCCAT TTCCAACGAGTTAGCGATGGACCATTTTCAAACGACACCTTCACTCTCTTCGCATAGCCTGGCATTCGCTATCACCGATTTGCAACCGATAGTGGAACCGACTCTTCAGAACTTAGAAATACCTCTAACTTTGTGGATCCGAAGCAGAGAAGTTCGTCAGACTCTTTTCGTCTTCGAGACGATGGGGAGAGTCGTGCAAAGCCTGAGGCATTTCTTCTCAGTCCCGTATCCACTACCTAAATTGGACATTGCTGCTCTACCTGGACTTGATGGTGACGGCACAAGCAGCCCCGGACTAATTTTCATCAG GGAATCGATGCTGTCATTGGACCGAGAATCTTCTGCAATTGCGAAGGAGTTCGAGGTTCAGAACCTGATTAGATTGATCGGCGAACAATGGCTTGGAGGGTTGGTCAGCACCCAGACTCGAATGGAAGCTTGGTTCCTCGAGGGCTCATTATTCTACTTACAATACTTACTGGCTGATAAG ACAGATCCGAGCCTCGATTCCTTCAATTCAATCGGCATCCTTCAGCACAGCGCGTTTGAGGCTGATGCCTACGACGTGTCGAGGCCTATGAAGTCCAAGCTCAAGTTTACAgctttgaaaaacatttacgAAAAGG GTGCATGTCTGATTCGCATGTTGAATTACGTGATATCTGACTCGGGATTTAGGAACGGCTACAAAACGTTCCTGACTAGGTG GGCGAACGCGAATGCCGATGTCTCCGATTTCCTTGCCTCTATGTCGAAAGAAGCTCAATGGCTTCCGGACGGCGTATCCTTAGCCCAGGTTTTTGCGTCCTGGATTGATCAGGGCGGTTTCCCGGTCGTCACTGTCACCAGGAATTACGAAAGTGCTTCTGCAACCGTGCGGCAA GAGCAATTTGCTTTCGATAACGAAACAATAACAAATCGCAAGTTGTGGCACGTTCCTGTTACTTACATCGTCGATGGAGAGAACTGGTCGTCGCCGTCAAGAACGTGGATGAGCCAGGAAGAGGCAACTTTGATCGGGCTCGGGAATCACGGTGAAAAAAAGTGGCTTTTACTGAACATTAATCAAACCG GCTACTATCGGGTTAATTACGACTTGGATAATTGGAGCCTGTTGGCGTCGGCCCTCGactcgaaattcgataaatttccGGTAACAACGAGAACTTCGTTAGTCGACGATGCTCTTAGCTTGGCTTGGGCCGGCCGCTTGGCGTATCCTGCAGCTTTAAACTTAATTCAGTTCCTTCACAAGCGGGAGAACCACCACTCACCATGGACGGTCGCTTTTCAGAATATGGAAAAGCTCAACTACCTTTTACAGAATACTGCTGCATATCCGAGCTTTCAG AAGTTCATGGTGAAATTCGTATCACCTCTCTTCAAAAACGTAACAGCATCCAGCGCTGAAACGCAGCTCAAATTGATTGCTATCAAATGGGCATGTCTAGTCGATAATCCAGAGTGTCAGAGCTATATGAAAAAACT TTCCAACGTGCCTAATTACCTCGAAAAAACTCACCAATGTACCCTGGCGAGATTCGGCGGAAAGCTGGAATGGGATTTTCTACTCTCGAAAATCTCTGTCGCTTCGAATagagaaacaaaattgaaactcTTATCAGCTTTGCCGTGCTTTCAGGTGGAATGGATCCTTCAACT ACTTTTGAGCGACATAATGACCGAAGGGAGAATCGACGAACACGAAACTCTGGAATTACTTCGCAGCTTTCGTCAAAATCCAATGGCTTCTCGATCGGCATTCAAATTTCTCCGAAGATACTGGAATGAGATTTTCCaaag GTTTTCAAAATCGTATCCAATCCTGAAAGCGTTCGTCGAAGCATCTGCTAGCGGTATTATGGATGAACAAGATATCAAAGAC TTTCAGATTCTCAAAGAGAAACACTTTGACAGTTTGAAGTTCTTGGGACACACTATAGGAGTTGCTGAGGCCGAAGCTAGGTCAAGGAATTTATGGCTCAAGGAGAATCTGATCGCGGTTCAACGGTGGCTGGACGATTATATCAGACCAACGATATAG